Below is a window of Pseudarthrobacter equi DNA.
CCTGCGCCCCGCCGGCCAGAGCTACCGGCGGCAGCACGCAGCCTACGGGTTGGCGGTGCCCCGCCGCGGCCGCCTCATCGACGAGCCGTACCGATGCTCCGACGCCGTCATCCAGACCGGCCCCGAGGCCCTCGACTTTCCCCGGCGCCACGCCAACCCCAAAGTCCACTATGTGGGAGCCCTGCTCCCGCACCGGGTCCAGAATGTTGCGTCCTCCGGGCCGGACGACGAGTGGCCGCGCTACCCAGCCACAATCCTGGTGACGCAGGGAACGGTGGACAACGCTGACCATGGAAAGCTCATCATTCCCGCATTGGAGGCCGTCAAGGATATGGATGCCCTGGTGGTGGTGGCCACCGGCGGCCGCGGCACAGAGGAACTCCGTGCCCGCTACCCGCAGGCAAACGTCGTGGTCCGCGACTATGTGGACTTCGCCAAGGTCCTGGAATTCACGGACGTGTTTATCAGCAACGGCGGTTTTGGCGGCGTCCAGCTCAGCCTCTCCAAAGGCGTGCCCCTGGTGGTCTCTGGAATCAACGAAGGCAAAAGCGATGTCAACGCCCGCGTTGAGTACGCCGGCGTGGGCATCAACCTCAAAACAGAGCATCCCAGTCCGGCCGCCATCGCCCGGGCGGTGGCCGCCGTCCTCAGCGAACCCCGCTGGAAGGCCCGTGCCCGGCACATGCGGGACCAGTTCGTTGGCGCCGACCCCACAGCGGCCGCCGCCGACGTCGTGGAAGGTGTGCTCCCGCCGTCGTCCGCCTGATTCCGCCATGGAGCATAATGGAGCCCATGCGACGGACTGCTTTGGGGATGCTCGCCGCCCTGCCTCTTGTGACCCTCCTGTTCACCGTTACTGCGTGCAGCGTCACCACTGAGGACCCTGACTACGTCCCGCCGGCGCCGCTGGCACCCATGGCCCAGCTCGAACAGGCCCCGCTGGCCAACCCCGAGGACTTTTCCGGCGGCGGGGAGGACGTTCTGTCCTTCGCCACTGAAGACCGGAGCATCGTCTGCTCGCTCACCTCGGCGCGGGGGGAACACATCAACCTTCCGTACGAAGAGAACAGCTTCAGCGACACCGCCAACAACAAACTCGCAACCGTCCCCGTGGCCCATTGCGAGCTTGCCACCTACGCCGAGCCGGCCCGCGGGGACGTCAAGGACGACTGCGCGGGAACCAACCTCGGCTACCTGGGCGGCGTGGCACTGCTGACCCCGGACGCTGCCCGCTACGGGGAATGCCGTTCCGGCGTCACCCAGACCGAAGCCACGTACGGGCCGGGCGGCAGCAAGGCCGGTCCACTGCTCCAGATACGCGCTTTGGCGAACGGGCAGAACCTGGAACGCAACGGCCTGCGCTGCTCGGCCTACAACGGTGGCGTGGCATGCGGAAACGTCTCGGCCGGGGTGGGGTTCTTTGTCACCCCGCAGAAGTATGAACTGATTTCCGCCCCCGCACCCGGCACCGCCACGGCGCCCGCAGATGCCCCAAAAACCCCGTAATTCCGCGGTTTTTCTACGCCCCATAGAATAGTGTCGTTACTCACATAAGCGGTACTCTGGAACGGCTCCGTCCTTCCAAAGGACTAGAGTTCCCCATGGAGCAACAACGCCGCGTGGCTCGTTTCCAACAGGCCGCCCGTGCGTGCATTCCGCAGCCCGGCCACCGTCTTTCGATGGTGTCCGGCTGTATAGAAACTACTTCGACGTAGAAGGACACTAAACCGTGGACCTGTTTGAATACCAGGCGCGCGATATGTTCGAGGCGCACGGTGTACCCGTGCTGGCCGGCATCGTGGCGTACACCCCTGAAGAAGCAAAAGCAGCTGCCGAAAAGATTGGCGGCGTTACCGTCGTCAAGGCACAGGTCAAGGTTGGCGGCCGCGGCAAGGCCGGCGGCGTCAAGGTTGCAAAGTCCGCTGACGAAGCACTTGAGCACTCCACCAACATCCTGGGCATGGACATCAAGGGCCACACCGTCAACAAGGTGATGATCGCCCAGGGTGCGGACATTGCCGAGGAATACTACTTCTCCGTCCTGCTGGACCGGGCCAACCGCAACTACCTGGCCATGTGCTCGGTTGAAGGCGGCATGGAAATCGAACAGCTCGCCGTCGAACGCCCCGAGGCCCTGGCGAAGATCGCCATCGACCCCGCCGTCGGCATCGACCAGGCCAAGGCTGACGAAATCGTCGCAGCCGCGGGCTTCGCTGAGGAACTGCGCGGCAAGGTCGCCGATGTCATCCTCAAGCTTTGGGACGTCTTCAAGAAGGAAGACGCCACCCTGGTGGAGGTCAACCCTCTGGTCAAGACCGGCGCCGGTGACATCGTCGCCCTGGACGGCAAGGTCTCCCTGGACGAGAACGCCGAGTTCCGCCACGCCAAGCACGCGCAGCTGGAGGACAAGGACGCCGCTGATCCCCTCGAGGCCAAGGCAAAGGCGCAGGACCTCAACTACGTCAAGCTCGACGGCGAAGTGGGCATCATCGGCAACGGTGCAGGCCTGGTCATGTCCACCCTGGACGTCGTTGCCTACGCCGGTGAAAACCACGGCAACGTCAAGCCCGCCAACTTCCTGGACATCGGCGGCGGAGCCTCGGCAGAGGTCATGGCCGCAGGCCTGGACGTCATCCTGGGCGACGAGCAGGTCAAGTCCGTGTTCGTCAACGTCTTCGGCGGCATCACCGCCTGCGACGCCGTCGCCAAGGGCATCGTGGGTGCGCTGGCCGAACTGGGCCACACCGCCAACAAGCCGCTGGTAGTCCGCCTCGACGGCAACAACGTCGAGGAAGGCCGCCGCATCCTCAACGAGGCCAACCACCCGCTGGTTACCCTGGCCGCCACCATGGACGAGGGCGCCGACAAGGCCGCCGAGCTCGCCAACGCAGCTAAGTAAAGGGACGCACCATGTCTATCTACCTCAACAAGGACTCCAAGGTCATCGTCCAGGGCATCACCGGCGGCGAAGGCACCAAGCACACCGCCCTGATGCTCAAGGCCGGCACCAACATCGTCGGTGGCGTCAACGCCCGCAAGGCCGGCACCACGGTGCTGCACGGCGAGAAGGAAATCACCGTCTTCGGCACCGTCAAGGAAGCCATCGCGGAGACCGGCGCTGACGTCTCGATCGTCTTCGTGCCGCCGGCATTCACCAAGGCTGCCGTCGTTGAAGCCATCGAAGCAGGCATCGGACTGGTCGTCGTCATCACCGAAGGCGTTCCGGTCCAGGACTCCGCCGAATTCTGGGCCCTGGCCCAGGCCACGGTTGACGCAGACGGTAACCAGGTCACCCGCATCATCGGACCGAACTGCCCCGGCATCATCACCCCCGGCGAAGCACTGGTGGGCATCACCCCCGCCAACATCACCGGCAAGGGCCCCATCGGCCTCGTCTCGAAGTCAGGCACCCTGACCTACCAGATGATGTACGAACTCCGTGACCTTGGCTTCTCCACCGCCATCGGCATCGGCGGCGACCCCGTCATCGGCACCACCCACATCGACGCCCTGGCTGCGTTCGAAGCCGACCCCGAGACCAAGGCCATCGTCATGATCGGTGAAATCGGCGGTGACGCTGAAGAGCGCGCAGCCGACTTCATCAAGGCCAACGTCACCAAGCCGGTTGTCGGCTATGTTGCAGGCTTCACCGCCCCCGAGGGCAAGACCATGGGCCACGCAGGCGCCATCGTCTCCGGCTCCGCGGGCACCGCACAGGCCAAGAAGGAAGCCCTCGAAGCTGCAGGCGTGAAGGTCGGCAAGACGCCGTCCGAGACCGCCAAGCTGCTGCGCGAGGTCTTTGCAACCCTTTAGGCTGCACCAGCACGAAAAAAGCGGCGCCTCCTGCTGTCCTTCGGGACGGCAGGAGGCGCCGCTTTTTTGGTTTAAAGGACGACGACGGGTGGCAACTTGGCGGCCTGAAGGTGCCGTCCCGCCGTCGCACCCGTTCGTCGGTGCCCGTCAGACCTTGGCGCCGCTCAGCAGCTCGTCCAGCCGCTCGTAGCCTTCGGTCATGCCGCCCTCCATGCCTGACTGCGCCATGCCGTCCCGTGCTTCAAGGCTGGGGTAGACGGAGTGGCCGCGGAGCCTGCACCGGCCGCTGCCGAGGTCCTCGAAGGTCATGAACTCCAGGCTGACCACGTCCGGGTAGCCGCCGAACTCGAAGGTCTGCAGCGCGAACTCATTTTCGCGGACCGTGTGGAAGATCCCGCGGCACTCGTAGGGCACCCCCTCCGGCCCGGTATGGATGTAACGGTAGGTGCCGCCGCTGCGGAAATCGTAGTGGTCCATCTCCATCTTCATGCCGCGCGGGCCCAGCCACTGGATGATCAGGTCCGGTTCCTTGTGGGCGCGGAAGACATCCGCTACGGGAAAGTCGAACTCGCGCTCATAGTCGATGAAGGGCAGGCCTTCGGGGACGGAAAGCTTCAGGGAATTGCTCATCATTTCTCCTTTGCCTTGGCGCCGCGTTGCCCGGCGCTGGATTGAAGTACGGCATCGAGGCTGCGGAACTC
It encodes the following:
- a CDS encoding glycosyltransferase, with product MRILFASQAIDGHFNPMTGVAVRLRERGHDVRWYTGPVFGPKLEGLGIPLLPFERAIEHRADNLLELYPERAQLKGPRAIGFDGEKIFASNVSHFFEDIRGLAGEFPFDAAVVDSTMFIHRMLSRLLGKPVVNFVVLPNMESDPLVPPLFFGFMPPRNPAGKALQATAGILSDHVILRPAGQSYRRQHAAYGLAVPRRGRLIDEPYRCSDAVIQTGPEALDFPRRHANPKVHYVGALLPHRVQNVASSGPDDEWPRYPATILVTQGTVDNADHGKLIIPALEAVKDMDALVVVATGGRGTEELRARYPQANVVVRDYVDFAKVLEFTDVFISNGGFGGVQLSLSKGVPLVVSGINEGKSDVNARVEYAGVGINLKTEHPSPAAIARAVAAVLSEPRWKARARHMRDQFVGADPTAAAADVVEGVLPPSSA
- the sucC gene encoding ADP-forming succinate--CoA ligase subunit beta is translated as MDLFEYQARDMFEAHGVPVLAGIVAYTPEEAKAAAEKIGGVTVVKAQVKVGGRGKAGGVKVAKSADEALEHSTNILGMDIKGHTVNKVMIAQGADIAEEYYFSVLLDRANRNYLAMCSVEGGMEIEQLAVERPEALAKIAIDPAVGIDQAKADEIVAAAGFAEELRGKVADVILKLWDVFKKEDATLVEVNPLVKTGAGDIVALDGKVSLDENAEFRHAKHAQLEDKDAADPLEAKAKAQDLNYVKLDGEVGIIGNGAGLVMSTLDVVAYAGENHGNVKPANFLDIGGGASAEVMAAGLDVILGDEQVKSVFVNVFGGITACDAVAKGIVGALAELGHTANKPLVVRLDGNNVEEGRRILNEANHPLVTLAATMDEGADKAAELANAAK
- the sucD gene encoding succinate--CoA ligase subunit alpha; its protein translation is MSIYLNKDSKVIVQGITGGEGTKHTALMLKAGTNIVGGVNARKAGTTVLHGEKEITVFGTVKEAIAETGADVSIVFVPPAFTKAAVVEAIEAGIGLVVVITEGVPVQDSAEFWALAQATVDADGNQVTRIIGPNCPGIITPGEALVGITPANITGKGPIGLVSKSGTLTYQMMYELRDLGFSTAIGIGGDPVIGTTHIDALAAFEADPETKAIVMIGEIGGDAEERAADFIKANVTKPVVGYVAGFTAPEGKTMGHAGAIVSGSAGTAQAKKEALEAAGVKVGKTPSETAKLLREVFATL
- a CDS encoding SRPBCC family protein, encoding MSNSLKLSVPEGLPFIDYEREFDFPVADVFRAHKEPDLIIQWLGPRGMKMEMDHYDFRSGGTYRYIHTGPEGVPYECRGIFHTVRENEFALQTFEFGGYPDVVSLEFMTFEDLGSGRCRLRGHSVYPSLEARDGMAQSGMEGGMTEGYERLDELLSGAKV